Genomic window (Falco cherrug isolate bFalChe1 chromosome 4, bFalChe1.pri, whole genome shotgun sequence):
CCCCACCCTGTATTCAGTATGAAAGCATGCTATCCATTTAAGAATCAATTTCtgtctgatttattttattataatgaaGCTAATAAAGCAGATTAAAGCAAATTTACTTTACTAGGACTTAAGGCTATTAAACACTTCTTCTCAGATTATCTACTTTTGTACATTTTATAATTCCAGTCAACTATTACTCTCCTCAATAAAAGCCTATTTTCCAATTTTTGCTGCGTGCACAATtaatggcaccacaaaagtaaaacaaattggCACCAAATAGTATTGTGTAACTACTTTTAACTCACATTTAAATTTCAGCGAGCTTTCATGTGATatgctgtgtttgcagagtTTAAAGCTGCTAGTATTGATTTTTCCTCCTATTAAAAATGGAATGCTATTTTCACACTAATCAATCATATTGATGGGGAGCATCtttaaagaatggaaaaaaaataaaaccaacccaTCCCTAACAGATTACCATCCATTCTAGATATAACCATCAACATGCcaataatgaattaaaaaaaaataataattacataaAACTTCTTAAGAGTGTCAAGCAAGTAGGTTATTTAATGCTTCAAATGGTACTGCAAAATACATTAATCATTACTACATTATAGCAATATCCAAGACCATTATACTTGCAAGAATATTCTTGTTGTGAGTTGGCAAATGCTATAGTTTTATGCTgcaaagaggagaaggaaaattctggaaggaaaaaagtctgGTGTGGTTTGGAAGAAGACATtctaagagggaaaaaaaaatgacatctgGATGGGAGGAAAGCTCTGTGAGCATACCCGACTTCAGGATGTACTCGTCCTTCTCTATACTGCCTGTCAGATGTAGAAGACAGGAGAATACATCCCCCAGCCTTATCCCCATTTCTTCCATGGGCACTTCTGTCCCACAGAGATCTCTGTGAGTGCAACAAAAGTTACAGATCACCAGAGGAAAGGTAATTATGCAAGAGGAGGCTTCTCCCACTGGATCCCGGGGAACAATTCTCCCACTCAATAGGAAACACCTAGCGAGAAATGTTATATAAGCGTTCCTGTGGTGTTGACAGGACTGAACATGTGTAAGAATCACACACTGAACACATACCTTCCTGTATGCTGTTCTGGAGATGGTTGACAATAGCTGCCAGGATAGTAGACAGACTCATCACCTGTGCGCACTGTGCCAGGCCTAAGGTAAACAGCTCATTCCAGCAAGCACGCACAAGGCTTGTATTACAGTCCTGCCtataaacaacagaaaaatcacagaactgTAGGTAGTTTTCATATCAGGTTGGTATTACCCTATGTTAATATAACCTATAATTATGTTAATTATAACAATTCATAAtaaggattactgttttgcaaagcactttACTAAAAAGGCATATATTAGcatattacaaatatttcaaaaagcaaaaagcagcaatagGCTGACTACAGGGAACTATTTCAGGTTAACTGTAAAATGATGCTCACTAATTCTTTACCAAGATATATTTCTACACGttaaaatgcttgcttttgATGTGGCTTTAGTTTCTGTCACTGCAGTAATATCTGATATAGTAATCTCCTCTGCAGTCTTCTATTGTATTCTTCAAAAAGGAGAGAATATTGCATACTCTTCACACATTGTAAagaattcatttaaaattaaacaataccatcatttaaaaattcaaaatagcTGAAAAGTGTTCAGATCAGTGCTTAAATCCATTAGAAAGCAAACCATTCAACAGAGTATGTCCATTTACCCAAGAGCTTGAAATGCAGGTATGGACCTAGCCCAGTGCATAGAGAGGAAAAGTAGTCGTGATGCAGACTCACAGATGTAGTGTACATTAAGGTACTCTGGCATGGGACTGGGCATCGTCAGCTGCAAAAACCAGAAGTACAGTACAATATATACAGTTCAGACATAAACCAAATGTTATTATCAATGAAATAATCAGCAAAAACATTCAAACATTCTGTCATAAGCAACTGTGTGACAAGAAATTGTCAAAGAAAAACTATACTGAATAACTCATTAATACTAGCAAGGAATGCAAAATGGGAATAGGAGACAAGAAATCATGCCGGAGACAGCTCAAATGtttccctttaaaatgttttaatattcaTTTAATAGTTCTATAAATTTCATTGTTCTATGGAGTGTTGGCTAGCATCACAGTGCTATAAAAgatcttttaaaacttttttaaaaaagaataaaaataaaatctaaaaccCTAATATCTAAATATCTATTACATGGCAAAGTCATGTAATAGGAATCTACAATCACAAAACACCATTAATAGGAATAAGCTAGTAGAGTTTGACTACATTAAGTATTACTTATTTCAGTAATGatctttgtatttcttgaaaCAGTGCAATTTGATTACAGCAAGATGAACACCCTTAGTGTTTCTCACAGAGTTTATCAGCGTCTGTGTGTTTGTATTCCATTGAAGCTGAAGCACCTCTAAAACGCAAGACCTATTTCAGTGGTCTAACGATAAGCATCTAAGAAAGCACTGTAACCTCTATATGAGGGAGCCTTTTAGATGGAAGCTTTATGCTATCTAGAATTACAAATTAACTAAGCAAGGCATCATACTATATAGAAGATATGGAAAGTGATTATCAACAACACTGGAAAGTGAAGcaaattttaaagcattcttCTCTCTATGGAAAGGTCTTATGAAATAACACCTACACTATTTAGATACAATTTTCACTCTTGCATGCTGTATTAGAAGCTTTGTAACAGCAGATGTTGTCCTGGATTATACTGCCAAAACTAAAtacaagaataaagaaaacacagtaaacTTATCTTGGGTTATGTCTTAAGTGTTAGTTTGCTTAGTAAGACATTTAAAGAAGCACAAAGCACATACCTTAAATGTGACATGTGTATCTGTAAGTAGGGGTCCTTCCACCTCAATAATTGGTGTTGACTGATCTCTACTGATTACATGAATATTCCCTCCTCCTGTAGGATCCATCCCATCTGCCAAGTTATGAGCTGTTGTACCATCTGTGGTATTAAGTGCTTTAGCCAAAGTATCAaatgccctgaaaaaaaaaaaaaatagtagtaatGAACAGCAAAAGAGTGCTTCCttacaccttaaaaaaaatcacagcgGTCAAATTAAATGCTATAAAGCATTTTCACTTAGAGGTAACATATACAGGAACTGTTTATGCTAAAACACAAGGCCAGACTTTTCATTACAACCTAGCCCCTCTGTACTATTTGGACATCGATAAAAGGAATAGACCCACCTGTGCATTGCTGATAAAAGATGTCCCCTGTAAGGCAGAAACATTTTACTACTGTAAATCCTGCTCTAATAGGTTTATGTTAGTATTTGTACTAGTAAAGGTGTTTCTTGCACTTCACCATTCACTATACCCTCCTCATCTTGCAGTGTTTAACAGATCTCTGTGAGGATTATAGACCAGATGCACTCTGGACAACACCCTGCAGTCCCAGTCCTTGATATACAATTTCTGGGAATAGCGGAGAATAGTGTGGTTCCCTTCTAGACAATATGTCTGTAAGATACAATATGGCCAGATATTCCTGATCTCACAGGACATACAGAGCCTTAGAAACTGTCTGACAGTAACGTAAGAGAGACTGGTCCCTTGACTCCTTTATACACCAGCTGGGCTAATAACAGATCTTAGATTTAAAGAAGATTTTTGTGCTCCAATGTCATACCAGTGGACAGTATTATGGTATAGTGCTGTTTTGCCAGTATTTTTGTCAAGTTCTGAGGAGGGttttttggatatttttttctgctttaaagaaagAGTGCAACTTTGACTTAGGTCAACCTTGCGGTGTCAAGTATTTTTAAGTATCAGTTCActcaaagattttaaataaaaaaagactaaaaagcCTGAAGTTAAGCTCCTCTTAAAAATCTTCTGCTTGAGAAACAATGGACAGGTTTGAGACCAAGTATTTTTCTTACCTCACTATACTGCCAATTTATGTTGTCCTTCAACACCCAACaccccccaacaaaaccccaaacaaaaacaaccacaaaaactCCAACCATAAAAATCTCAAGCTCTGCTGGAAATTTTAAGACTCCATGTtacttttccccatttttctcattaataaAGACAATAAAGACTTCAAACtctttttaaactttcaaaaaataaattattaatcttAGTTTAACTACATTTCCCCTACATTCCCAGCAGGTATTATGGCAGCAGAATCTCAAAAAAGAGATCTGCAGTAATACAGAGCAGGGCTAAGGGCATGAGCATTGTGGAGGAGAAGCTTCCAGGTAACAAGCCTATCATATAAAACAGTACCGAAGTGTTGCTATTTCTCAGAGTCTCTCAAGGTCACCAACTAGTCATTTATCATTTTCCTCAGTATGAAATCTGGTCTAGCTGCAGAACACTACATTTATAACACAGGACACAGTTCTTCACAAGAGGACAACAGCCAAACCTGAATTTCTAAAGAAttggttttgtgtttgaaaGTAGGGAGCAATCTTTACTGTGCTTGGTGTCACAATGCCAAATTACTTTGACAAATGAATGTAAGTATAGACGGTACAGAACACTAACTgctaaataaaatgcaaatataaaagCATACCGTGTAATCTCACTTGCAGATTGCTcttcttgttgaacttcagAAGTATCTCCATTATTTAGCGACTCACTGAGATTAGCAAGAGATGTTACAACATTTGCTAGTGTTCCTAAAGCACCCTGGCTTGTTTCAGCCTAAAAAGGAAGAACCATGTCAGTAGATCAACATTATAGGTGATGTATCATATGTAAATTTCCCCCTGTTTTAATCttcttattctttttcctttatgtaccttttccttcctcctgagCACCTACAGGAAGAACAATGATCTCTCAATGATCTTTAAATCCTACTGTAATCATCAGTCCTAGCCCCAGCTGACACATCATGTAGGGAACTACCTGTGGCTGACCTTTTACAGAAATACGCCCatgaaaagaaatcatgttGCTGTTGATCAGCTTATTACCTCCATTTGTACAGATCTTGAGACTTACCCCAGCCTTATCTTCTCAAGAGCAAGAATTATTAATGTCTATGTACATAGCTAAAATAATCTGAACAAATATATATGTTCAGAACTTAACTGAAGAATAATACCTTGGAGTCAGCAGCTAGGAGGACTGTTCCATCATCCCTGATCAAAGGCTGCTGAATATTCACAAGCATTCCTGGATCAAGAAGACCTGCTGACCTGTTCAAAAGCATAAGGCATGTTACAGTCAACAGCATTTTACATGAATCAGAAGAATTTCTAACAGCCTATGTCAGAATAAAAAGGATTACCAATTAAttaacaatttaaataaaaaaagtaaattaacaATTTAATGAAACTCAGAGTTTATTCATCAGGACTTAAgtctttctgaaattttccaaaaagtagtttgaaaggcagaaagactggaacatattttcctttcctgtgcaAAAGCAATGGCAACTCCCCAGACAGCTGTCACCTCATTTGCTTTTTATGCTGGTTTATTCTTTCTTAAGGAAAGTTGTCTTCTCACACTCTCTGAAGTCACTTAATAGCTCCAGAGTTATGGATCAGACTTGGAAGGAAGGTGTAACTGTGCATTCCAAGTTAAACAACGGAGAACACTGAATTAAGAAGTTATgctaagaaaatgtattttgcattcCAAAATATAGTCATGAACAGTTGTGTAATCAAGGTCTGCATAAAATCTCTGCTGCCTTTACTTCTGCTACTTTTTGACCAAACAtcctttccctttgctgtgTCTAATTTAGGGAGACAGTGGGAAGCCTTTCCAGTCAGCAAGGGTAAGTTTGTTACTTACATGCACGAATGACAGGTCAGGCCACGGGGAATTTCTAGTTTAAGGGGTCTGAGACTAACACCCAACATTGCAAACTATCACAGGCAGCAAATCATCATGCATTATGCAAATCTGAATCCTACATTTCAGTCGTGCTCAATGACTATAATATTGTTTATAGGACTGTAAGGGATCTGTGGCACAAGGAAATCTCAAATTAGCAAATGTGTCTGTAAGGAGTACTTTTGAACAATCTGATTTGCAAACaagaacactggaaaaaaattctccaaGAAATTTGCATCCCAGTCTTCCTAACTGCAGTGTCATTTGTTCAACAgagaatatatatatgtgtgtgcataaaatgaaacatacaaatatataaaaaccTGAATATTGAGATCCAGTATCTTTAGGTGGTTATTGTCCACTCATAAACTAACTGGACCTACAGTTCTACAATGTGTTATTTAATGTAGAGTTCCTTTTTATTCTATTCAGGATAAGAGAAATCTTGCCTCTATTTATTATGATACACATTTCCACACCCACTGGCTATGGCGACAGCTGAGAGCACAGGAACCATCTCAGAACATCTTCTGTATAGTAAAGGAAGCTGCTGTTGTTTTGCTATTGTTGAGACTGGTCTCTTGGAATCTGAATCAGTGGTCACTGCAGTCTCTTTTACTACTGTCTTTAGGAGAAGGAAGACATAGCCTGCCATTAGCAGATTTGATTTCAGAGAAGTGCTAACCTGAATGAATCACAATGTAAGCCTAACTGCTTTTTGCTTGAGTATCACATACTCGCCTGTGCTTTGACCcggctggacatgagccagctcTGAACTGAAAACCACCCAGCTGTATTCAGACATAAAAACTTCcatgagaagcagaagagtCTAGTTTGGTCTTGCTAATGGAAACAGACGATTTCTGAAAGAGATCTCTGTCCAATTGTTTAGAATGGGGTAGGGGGCGGGGGAAGAGTATAGGTGTGCCAGCAAAGTAATATGCACAAATAATAACTGTAAAGACCACCTGTTAAACTGAGGTACTCACCGTGTCCCATCTTTATCTGCCACAAATGTTGGAGTTGCTATTAGAGGGCTTCGCAGATCTTTTCTGATATAGATTTTTTCAGTGGAAGCTGCACAGTTGGTTGGTTTTTCACGCTGAACGTCAAAAGGCTTTCTTTCACTTTGAACCGCTAcataaagacagaaagcatgcaaatttgaaagaaaatgattcagctgaaaaataccaagagaaacTAAAATTATCACAATAGGATTTCAGTTTGCATAGTTATTATGGTATATCAGCttactgcaaaactgaaaatttaataTGACGACTGAACAGACATAGGCTCCAATTTTACAATACCTATAATTATGTAAATTTTAAACTAAGAAAGTTACAGATTGATCGTTTGCTTTAAGTTTTGCTGAACTGGAGTCAAAGCTTGCTACTTCCTTGGCATTTAATAAGATAGAACATtctgcaaaatgtgttttcaaattgtttatttattttttttagacatAAAGCTACACCTAAATGTTAGATGCAGTCATACTCCAGATGATTTGAAACAATACAAATGCAGAGTAAACCCAGAAAAACTCAAGACAGGCAAGTTATGTGAGAGATGCCGGTTAATTCCCTGGGAGACGTCTCTGCATGATATGCAATTCACTTGCATCCATTCATTGCACCCAGTTAGGGAACAGTATTCAAAAACTAACTAaccttttcagaatttaaaatatttctgcttgaGAAGTGGAATAAAATAAGCTCAGTCTCCAATCTGCCAAATAAGTGTGGTAgctcttttaataaaaatggtaagaaacagtaatg
Coding sequences:
- the NR2C2 gene encoding nuclear receptor subfamily 2 group C member 2 isoform X3, encoding MATNMEVLAQQVVETQQVAEVQTVQTPLSESPVMTSPSQRIQIISTDSSVASPQRIQIVTDQQTGQKIQIVTAVDSAVSPKQQFILASPDGTGAGKVILAAPETSNAKQLIFTTTDNIVPGRIQIVTDSASVERLLGKADVQRPQVVEYCVVCGDKASGRHYGAVSCEGCKGFFKRSVRKNLTYSCRSNQDCIINKHHRNRCQFCRLKKCLEMGMKMESVQSERKPFDVQREKPTNCAASTEKIYIRKDLRSPLIATPTFVADKDGTRSAGLLDPGMLVNIQQPLIRDDGTVLLAADSKAETSQGALGTLANVVTSLANLSESLNNGDTSEVQQEEQSASEITRAFDTLAKALNTTDGTTAHNLADGMDPTGGGNIHVISRDQSTPIIEVEGPLLTDTHVTFKLTMPSPMPEYLNVHYICESASRLLFLSMHWARSIPAFQALGQDCNTSLVRACWNELFTLGLAQCAQVMSLSTILAAIVNHLQNSIQEGVSY